The Filimonas lacunae genomic sequence CTGCCAATGCCCGGAACCTGGAGTTTATGCTGGGCGAAATAGACGCAACTGCTGTGATTGTTGCTGTGCTGCCAGGGGTGGAAGAATCGGTAGCCTGGTTACAGCAACATGCGCAGGCATGTGATGTTATTTTTATGGATATCCGGTTAAGCGATGGCCTGTCGTTTGAAATTTTTCACAAAGTAACCGTTCAACAGCCCGTTATATTCGTTACCGCTTATGATAACTATGCCCTGCAGGCATTTAAGGTCAATGGTATTGATTATATTTTAAAGCCTTACGACCAGGAAGAGATAAAGCAGGCCCTGGAAAAATATCATCGTTTATACACCGGCAGCCAAACGGCCTTGCCCGATCCCTTGCAGATAGCGCAACTGCTAAAAAGTTTGCAACAAGGTAAGCCGGTGTATAAACAGTCGTTCCTGGTGCAGTTCAGAGAAAAGCTGATTCCGCTCGATGCAGCGCATATTGCCTGGTTTTATACGGCCAACGAGATTGTTCATGCCTGCACGCGGGAAAATAAACAGTATATTATCGACTACACGCTGGAGCAATTGCAACAGCAATTAAACCCCCAACAGTTTTTCAGGGCCAACCGGCAGTTTATTATACAGCGCAATGCTATACAGGAAATAGACCTGTATTTCAATGGCCGTTTGTATATCAAACTCTCTCCGGAACCCGGCGAAAAAGTGCTGATCAGTAAGGCCCGCGTGCCGGAATTTAAGGCCTGGTTAGATAATTAATACTTCGCCCCCGTAGTTAGCAGCTTCACCCGTTTTGGAGCCAACTGCACCACCATAGTTACAGAGCTTTACCCTGTAATTAAAAACAAGTGATTATGCAGTATGTAGCTGGTCATTACAGAGGGGTGGTACTGGGGGTGATTGCAACACTGGTGCTGGCAGAAATAGTATGGAGCTGGAAGAAGGATAAAAAAGTATATCAGTTAAAAGAAACCTTTACCAATATGGGTGTGCTGGCAGGTTTTCATTTTTCTAAATTTTTATTTGCAGGCTATCAGTTAGCAGTGCTGGGCTTTGCAGCTGATATAGCGCCATTTTCGTTGCCCGAAAACGGATGGGTGTTTCTGCTGGCTTTTGTGGTAGCTGATTTCATTTATTATTGGTTTCATCGTGTATCGCATATATGGCAGCCTTTGTGGGCTTTTCATTTGGTGCATCACTCCAGCCCGTTAATGAACCTTACGGCGGCTTACCGCTTAAACTGGTTTTCAGCACTGATCAGCCCTT encodes the following:
- a CDS encoding LytR/AlgR family response regulator transcription factor; its protein translation is MPLRILIIEDEPANARNLEFMLGEIDATAVIVAVLPGVEESVAWLQQHAQACDVIFMDIRLSDGLSFEIFHKVTVQQPVIFVTAYDNYALQAFKVNGIDYILKPYDQEEIKQALEKYHRLYTGSQTALPDPLQIAQLLKSLQQGKPVYKQSFLVQFREKLIPLDAAHIAWFYTANEIVHACTRENKQYIIDYTLEQLQQQLNPQQFFRANRQFIIQRNAIQEIDLYFNGRLYIKLSPEPGEKVLISKARVPEFKAWLDN